One Sandaracinaceae bacterium DNA segment encodes these proteins:
- the ahcY gene encoding adenosylhomocysteinase, whose product MQTQTATEKAPNQTPKYKVADMSLADWGRKEIRIAESEMPGLMAIRAEYQDAQPLKGARVAGCLHMTIQTAVLIETLTALGAEVTWSSCNIYSTQDHAAAAIAATGVPVFAWKGETEEEYWWCIEQQLAAFEGGKGPNMLLDDGGDLTIHVHEKHPGMLDGIQGLSEETTTGVHRLYEMSKKGTLKVAAINVNDSVTKSKFDNLYGCRESLLDGIKRATDVMVAGKVAVVCGYGDVGKGSAQSLRAQGARVLITEIDPICALQAAMEGFQVVTMDEAAPLADIVVTATGCDDVVTFEHMQAMKDEAILCNIGHFDSEIQMSALTDAKNGVKEENVKPQVDQFIFPDGKRLTVLARGRLVNLGCATGHPSFVMSASFTNQVLAQITLFTEGEKYERGQVYVLPKLLDEKVARLHLDKLGVKLTTLTPKQAEGLGVPAEGPFKPELYRY is encoded by the coding sequence ATGCAGACCCAGACCGCCACCGAAAAAGCGCCGAACCAGACCCCCAAGTACAAGGTCGCCGACATGTCCCTCGCGGACTGGGGCCGTAAGGAGATCCGCATCGCCGAGAGCGAGATGCCGGGCCTCATGGCCATCCGCGCCGAGTACCAGGACGCGCAGCCGCTGAAGGGCGCCCGCGTCGCCGGCTGCCTCCACATGACCATCCAGACCGCGGTGCTCATCGAGACCCTCACGGCGCTCGGCGCCGAGGTGACCTGGAGCAGCTGCAACATCTACTCGACGCAGGACCACGCGGCGGCCGCCATCGCGGCGACCGGCGTCCCCGTCTTCGCCTGGAAGGGTGAGACCGAGGAGGAGTACTGGTGGTGCATCGAGCAGCAGCTCGCGGCCTTCGAGGGCGGCAAGGGCCCGAACATGCTCCTCGACGACGGCGGTGACCTCACCATCCACGTGCACGAGAAGCACCCCGGCATGCTCGACGGCATCCAGGGCCTCAGCGAGGAGACCACCACCGGCGTCCACCGTCTCTACGAGATGAGCAAGAAGGGCACCCTCAAGGTCGCCGCGATCAACGTCAACGACTCGGTCACCAAGAGCAAGTTCGACAACCTCTACGGCTGCCGCGAGTCGCTCCTCGACGGCATCAAGCGCGCGACCGACGTGATGGTCGCGGGCAAGGTCGCGGTCGTCTGCGGCTACGGCGACGTCGGCAAGGGCTCGGCCCAGAGCCTCCGCGCCCAGGGCGCCCGCGTGCTCATCACCGAGATCGACCCCATCTGCGCGCTCCAGGCGGCGATGGAAGGCTTCCAGGTCGTGACGATGGACGAGGCGGCGCCGCTCGCCGACATCGTCGTCACCGCGACCGGCTGCGACGACGTCGTGACCTTCGAGCACATGCAGGCGATGAAGGACGAGGCGATCCTCTGCAACATCGGTCACTTCGACAGCGAGATTCAGATGTCGGCGCTGACCGACGCGAAGAACGGCGTCAAGGAAGAGAACGTCAAGCCGCAGGTCGACCAGTTCATCTTCCCCGACGGCAAGCGCCTCACCGTGCTCGCCCGCGGTCGCCTCGTGAACCTCGGCTGCGCCACCGGCCACCCGAGCTTCGTGATGAGCGCCAGCTTCACCAACCAGGTCCTCGCGCAGATCACGCTCTTCACCGAGGGTGAGAAGTACGAGCGCGGTCAGGTCTACGTGCTGCCGAAGCTCCTCGACGAGAAGGTCGCGCGTCTCCACCTCGACAAGCTGGGCGTGAAGCTCACGACGCTGACGCCCAAGCAGGCCGAGGGCCTGGGCGTGCCGGCCGAGGGGCCGTTCAAGCCCGAGCTCTACCGGTATTGA
- a CDS encoding metalloregulator ArsR/SmtB family transcription factor yields the protein MEVVAHSSGSRRWELYRLLSEPIRLRLLALASAEELAIGELAELLEENQPNVSRHAKALREAGLLTMRKQGRWAFLRLTDGVASDPVVGDALDAGRALTEEDGSLGRIGALVEARDAAAREFFARPADAPLDLPRELPAYLSALAPLVHPRRLAVDAGTGDGSFLDVLAPIFERVIAVDRSEPQLERARRRVAERGYAHVELRAGELSDARLLEHVADLGGADAVFASRVLHHAPKPAAALESLAALARPGGAIAVIDYVSHQDERLREQQADLWLGFTDRELEELAATAGLVDAQVQTIPSARCGDGPDGHLDWQVLVARTKTR from the coding sequence GTGGAGGTCGTCGCACACAGCTCGGGTTCGCGTCGCTGGGAGCTCTATCGGCTCCTCAGCGAGCCGATCCGGCTGCGCCTCCTGGCCCTGGCGAGCGCCGAGGAGCTGGCCATCGGCGAGCTGGCGGAGCTCCTCGAGGAGAACCAGCCCAACGTCTCGCGGCACGCCAAGGCGCTGCGCGAGGCGGGCCTGCTGACGATGCGCAAGCAGGGGCGCTGGGCGTTTCTCCGCCTGACCGACGGTGTCGCGAGCGATCCCGTGGTCGGAGACGCCCTCGACGCGGGGCGCGCCCTGACGGAAGAGGACGGCAGCCTCGGTCGCATCGGGGCCCTCGTCGAGGCGCGTGACGCCGCGGCCCGCGAGTTCTTCGCGCGCCCGGCCGACGCGCCGCTCGACCTCCCCCGCGAGCTGCCCGCCTACCTCAGCGCCCTCGCGCCGCTCGTCCACCCGCGCCGGCTCGCGGTGGACGCGGGGACGGGCGACGGGAGCTTCCTCGACGTGCTCGCGCCCATCTTCGAGCGCGTGATCGCCGTGGACCGGTCCGAGCCCCAGCTCGAGCGCGCGCGCCGCCGCGTCGCCGAGCGCGGGTACGCCCACGTCGAGCTCCGCGCGGGAGAGCTCTCCGACGCGCGCCTGCTCGAGCACGTCGCCGACCTCGGCGGCGCCGACGCGGTCTTCGCGTCGCGGGTGCTGCACCACGCGCCCAAGCCGGCCGCCGCGCTCGAGAGCCTCGCGGCCCTGGCGCGCCCCGGCGGCGCGATCGCCGTCATCGACTACGTGAGCCACCAGGACGAGCGCCTGCGCGAGCAGCAGGCCGATCTCTGGCTCGGCTTCACCGACCGCGAGCTCGAGGAGCTGGCCGCCACGGCCGGGCTCGTCGACGCGCAGGTCCAGACCATCCCGTCGGCGCGCTGCGGCGACGGCCCAGACGGACACCTGGATTGGCAGGTGCTCGTCGCACGAACGAAAACCCGATAG
- a CDS encoding cryptochrome/photolyase family protein: MALRTLALVLGDQLDHDSAIFDALDPERDAVWMAEVDEETTHVWCHKLRVAAFLSAMRHHRAWLEERGFTVHYTEMPVNRGHDRGGSFAEVLRLDVRRLAPERLVMVQPGDHRVQTQLTEAADTLGVPLELLEDRHFYATQEDFAQWAEGRKRLVLEHFYREMRARHDVLMDDGDPVAGRWNFDAENRETFGSDGPPEHEAPRRFRPDAITEAVLEMVRVRFREHPGSLEHFDLPVTRKQARAALRDFVRHRLARFGEFQDAMWEGARFLWHSRLSFAMNVELLSPRECVDEAVAAYESGDAPIASVEGFVRQILGWREMVRGVYWHLMPAYAEHNALGCDPDRDVPESFWDGETDMACVRDAMRNVIDHGYAHHIQRLMVLGLFAQLLGVHPRRFHEWHMAMYLDAIDWVSLPNALGMSQYGDGGVLATKPYCASGNYVNRMSNHCAGCRFRHDRAVGDDACPLTTLYWDFLARHREELSGNHRMGFQLKNLARKEGEQLEEIRARARRIRSTLDQGERL, encoded by the coding sequence ATGGCGTTGCGGACCCTCGCGCTCGTGCTCGGCGATCAGCTCGACCACGACTCTGCGATCTTCGACGCGCTCGACCCCGAGCGAGACGCCGTCTGGATGGCCGAGGTGGACGAAGAGACCACCCACGTGTGGTGCCACAAGCTGCGCGTGGCGGCGTTCCTGAGCGCGATGCGGCATCACCGAGCCTGGCTCGAGGAGCGCGGCTTCACCGTGCACTACACGGAGATGCCCGTGAACCGAGGGCACGACCGGGGCGGCTCGTTCGCCGAGGTGCTGCGGCTCGACGTGCGACGGCTCGCGCCCGAGCGGCTCGTCATGGTGCAGCCGGGCGACCACCGCGTGCAGACCCAGCTCACCGAGGCCGCGGACACGCTGGGGGTCCCGCTCGAGCTTCTCGAGGACCGCCACTTCTACGCGACGCAGGAGGACTTCGCCCAGTGGGCGGAGGGCCGGAAGCGCCTCGTGCTCGAGCACTTCTATCGCGAGATGCGCGCGCGGCACGACGTGCTGATGGACGACGGCGATCCGGTGGCGGGCCGCTGGAACTTCGACGCGGAGAACCGCGAGACGTTCGGCTCGGACGGCCCGCCCGAGCACGAGGCGCCGCGGCGCTTTCGGCCGGACGCGATCACCGAGGCGGTGCTCGAGATGGTGCGGGTGCGCTTCCGTGAGCACCCGGGCTCACTCGAGCACTTCGACCTGCCGGTGACGCGGAAGCAGGCGCGCGCCGCGCTCCGCGACTTCGTCCGACACCGGCTCGCGCGCTTCGGCGAGTTCCAGGACGCGATGTGGGAGGGCGCGCGCTTCCTCTGGCACTCCCGCCTGTCGTTCGCGATGAACGTCGAGCTCCTGAGCCCGCGCGAGTGCGTGGACGAGGCGGTCGCCGCGTACGAGTCGGGAGACGCGCCGATCGCGTCGGTGGAGGGCTTCGTGCGGCAGATCCTGGGCTGGCGGGAGATGGTCCGCGGCGTCTACTGGCACCTCATGCCGGCCTACGCGGAGCACAACGCGCTGGGCTGCGACCCGGACCGGGACGTGCCCGAGAGCTTCTGGGACGGCGAGACCGACATGGCCTGCGTGCGCGACGCGATGCGGAACGTCATCGACCATGGCTACGCGCACCACATCCAGCGCCTGATGGTGCTGGGCCTCTTCGCGCAGCTCCTGGGCGTGCACCCGCGGCGCTTCCACGAGTGGCACATGGCCATGTACCTCGACGCGATCGACTGGGTGTCCCTGCCCAACGCGCTCGGCATGAGCCAGTACGGTGACGGGGGCGTGCTCGCGACCAAGCCCTACTGCGCGAGCGGCAACTACGTGAACAGGATGAGCAACCACTGCGCGGGCTGCCGCTTTCGCCACGACCGCGCCGTGGGTGACGACGCCTGCCCCCTGACGACGCTCTACTGGGACTTCCTCGCCCGGCATCGTGAAGAATTGTCAGGAAACCACCGCATGGGGTTCCAGCTGAAGAACCTCGCGCGTAAGGAGGGGGAGCAGCTCGAGGAGATTCGAGCGCGCGCGCGCCGGATCCGTTCGACGCTCGACCAGGGCGAGCGCCTCTGA